Genomic DNA from Prunus persica cultivar Lovell chromosome G1, Prunus_persica_NCBIv2, whole genome shotgun sequence:
TGAATCCTATGATATAGGATATCCAGCCCGGCCGCCACATTTCTACACGTCTATTATTTGTCTCTGAATTCGTCTGTAAGTCCGATGTGACACCAATCAATTCCTGCATGTTCGATTTGATTAAAtggtacaaaacaaaaacaacgtTCGTCTCTTTTATTTTAGAGACGTGATACTTTCCCACACAATGACATAACGAGGACAATATCGTGTAAAGACTACTGCATGCTATGCAAGGCCATGCTTGTAAGGTATATAGCAGTTCAATTATCTCACCCCCTTTTCAGCTAATATACTCGATgccattcttttcttcttgaaatGACTCTGCATAAGTTGGGGATTCATGATTGCTTTTATATTTggcttttcattttattttttattgcaaCATTAGATTCGCCTAGATATGAATGGtatcaaaaataataattggtttACAATTTaactatttcttttataagTTTATATCATATGTCTATGTGGTCCTTATATCATGTCAAACTCATCATTCTGATTCTTAAACTTACTAATCAATGTCATCCTTATTCTCTTATcatgtacattaatatatcaTTTTCGAGtcaatttcattgaaaattCCTCTCATCCATTATCACCCCTCTCTTTTTATCCCCCCCTCCCCCAGTCCGCACTCCCATGCCCGCCCCCTCTTCTCTAGCCCATGTATACCCCTCACTCTTTTTCCAATCCACACTCATCATTCCATTTTAATAGAATTTTAAACTGAATTGACATCGTGAATGACATTGTTGTACGGAGCAAGGGAATGAGGACAACattaattgattttgaagtttaGGGATCAAAATGATGAGTTTGACATGATACAAAGACCATTGGCGATTAATCATACTAAAAACATAATCTTTctcttaattttcattttttcaaagGTGGCCGATATTACCAACGTATccttagaagaagaaaaaacatcaATAATGAACTAATGGAAGGGATGCATTAAATGGAGAGATTGTAGAAATGCAACACAAGCAAAAACAAGGCCGAAACATAAAAGCAAGCATGTAACCGTATGGCGCAACATACCGCATTAATATAAACATAGGgccatgagagagagagagagagagagagagagagtcacgCCCTCTGTCATCGTGAAGAGCCTCACAACACACACCACCAAATACCAATCACCTACGCCATCGTCAAGCTCAAGTCAAGCCCACGCTCGCATGCAGCACTCATATACAGAGGCATGTTCACAATTCACAACACAGTCGTGATCATAAGAAACCCCGGCCCaatgtttgttttatatatatatttatttattaatcttTCCTATGTCATAACATAATATAAGTCCGGCGaattcatcttgtttttgttcttttgtttgctGCTAATTTAGCTCGTAATAAGATTCATTGGTTAACTTaacattattattttaggATGATTGTATCTACTTCCAGGTGGCCAAATGTATCCATATCCTCAATCCTCAATCCTTCCTGGTTCATGTTTGCGTCATCTAACTTCCACTGGCCGGCAAACATAACATATATTGCTACCAAACCTACCTATCGTAACCATGGAAGGGAATTAAAAATTCCAGAAAAATACAACTGgatatataatacatatacttAGTGAATTAATGAATCACATTAGAATATGCccatacaaaaaaaagaaaaaaaaagaaagatatttagtcatatactcattcttagcactaaaactataaataaactctacaCCATtcaatttctataaacaaacccaaaaattgtcatctggccatattgaatttaattttaattattaaattactttgatgtcctattgagtgttttgggttttttttatgatgtttttgggttgggtttgttttaaaaaatcaatgacagttttgtaacttaaaagaagttaaaagtttttttgttatattgtaaatgaactttgagtgtgtttttaaagtccatttcatatagggtttttttaattatataatttggaCTCCTATATTGTGTATTATAATGAATctcctaaaaaaaattcaaaaaaaataaagaagggaACACAATTTGGGTTGGGGTCAACTTACTGGCAAACACTGAACGGGGGTGTAGTGTATGTGCACGCAAGCGAGAATATTTAGAAACCCCCTTGTTTGAACATAATTTTCCACCATAGAAATAACATGGATTTTGAGTACAAGTCACtcttgtctctctctctcaacacaTTTTGAGTAGAGAGAAATGAGTTCTCGTCATCACATATGttatgaggaggaggagtagAATCTCAACCTTattaagaacaaaaatcaagATTATTATTGAAAACAAGAACCATTATTGGGCCAGCAGGCTTTGAACCCTGGATGGCATCCAGCAACCTCTCTATCTCTATCTGTAACGTCAAATTCTGCTCCATTAATAATAACTGGGGTTTTAAGGCATAAAAGGGTTAGGAGCATGCATCTGATCGTTACGGAAGGGGTTGGACTATGCAATATTAAAAGGtcaagagaaaaagagggtgagagagaaataattaagcttcgaagacttcaaataaaataatataacaaGTTACAAGtaaaaatattcattttgtACTTCGTGacactttgaaaataataatgcCATTATATAGTTCATTTACTATCAATATGCAAATTCATGCATCATCAGTTTTCTCTCTAAACCTAATGCTTGAATTGAatctctgttttttgtttgaaaaaaaataattcttttaaCTTGATTTGACTTGAGAATATGGGTATATGACTTTTGTGTTGAAAAAGGTTATTGGTTGAACGTGACCGAGGAATTGATGTGTGTCATGTTCTTGCCAAAAAGGAAGAGATAAATTCGGTGTGTTTCAACTTTCATATATATGATGCTTGTTATTACCTTAAtcgttattattatttaataaaaaaatgttcaaATAATGTCTGTTATCAACTATTAGAATTTGGTATGTATTTGCACTTGTATTCTACTTTTAACGGGCCCATGGTTGAGAGCGAGTATGGTGAACTAGTGAAAAACATGatccatttttgcttttttattttattttatatataagcgATAGTAAAGAGGAAATTTCTCATAATCACTTGAGTTAAAAGCTGCTtacattaaatttatttatattttaactttgtcaagaagaaaatataaaaacatgtTGACAAGTTATGGCACTAAAGGGAAGggttgtatatatttatatatatatatatataaagagagaGGTATGGCATGGGGGATGGTGGAAGAGCCAATAAAAGGCAGAAACACACAcgcacaaagagagagagagagagcagagaagCACGGAGAGGGCGAGTATGAACAAACTGGGATACGGGCATGAAGAGTCCAGCAGAGAACAGCTCCAGGCAAAAAACACCACTCCGCTTTTCCATATCCCACTGCCGTTTCCTTCATACTCCTAAGTCGTTTCGTCTTGGTCTTTTAATACTATATGATCATTAttccaccaccaccgccaccgcaaccaccgccaccaccatcATTAACCAACAGGTTTTTGTACCGTCCTGTCCTGACTGCTAGTACTGATCATCGTTATATCCATCGTCGACCAGGGAGGCAGCACTGGACAAATTAGTCTGTACCTTCCCCACccacacaaaaattataacaagcactctctctctctcttccgtTACCATTCCGTATAAGCGTGAACAGTGTGTGCAGTGCAGGTCATATTATACCCAGCTCACCAAAACACACAGCCTGTCCTTCTCTTCCTATGACACTTCATCCCTTCCCAACTCACTCCCACCACCATTATTCTAATCtcaatttcaatttatatTCTTATATCTCTCGTTTCCACTTGTTACCGCCGGTCAACCACCTCTGCCCTACCACTCCTTCCCATCATCATCCTCTCCCCCACAACAAGCCCCGCCACTGGGCCCACATGGCCTCCGGCCCCACCACCCCACGCCAACGacaacagcaacaacagcGCAAGGACAAGCTTCTCATTATCATGGGCGCCACAGGCGCTGGCAAGTCCCGCCTCTCCCTCGACCTCGCCACCCGCTTCCCTTCCTTCGAAATCGTCAACTCCGACAAAATGCAACTCTACGCCGGCCTCGACATCACCACCAACAAGCTTCCCATCCCCGACCGCCTCGGCGTCCCCCACCATCTCCTCGGCGAGTTCGACCCTCGCCACGGCGATTTTACTCCCTCCCAATTCCGCGCAGTCGCCGGTCAAGCCATTTCCAGCATTACGAATCGAAGGAAGGTGCCGATGCTCGTCGGCGGCTCCAACTCCTTCATTCATGCGCTCCTCGTGGACCGGTTCGAACCGGGCTCCAATGTCTTCGAACCGGGTTTCAATGGCTCTGTCTCTTCCGAGCTCAGGTATAATTGCTGTTTTCTGTGGGTGGACGTGTCGTTGGCGGTCTTGACTGAGTACTTGTGCAAGCGAGTGGACGAAATGCTCGACTCTGGGATGTTGGACGAGTTGGCAGAGTTCTGCGACCCGGATCGCCAGGACGAAGACGAATCGACGGCGAGTCAGACAGCGTTGAGAAAGGCGATTGGGGTTCCCGAGTTCACTAGGTATTTTAAAAGGTATCCACCGCAGGGGAGAGGCGGGGAGGGTGATGATCGGGAGCGGAGGGGAGCATACGAAGAGGCGGTGAGGGCGATCAAGGACAACACGTGTCAGCTGGCGAAGAGGCAGATAGGTAAGATCCTACGGCTGAAGGGAGGAGGGTGGGACCTACAGAGGCTAGATGCAACGGACGCATTTAGGGCGGTGGTTGCTACGACGTCGTCGGATGAGGACGACGGAAAGAGGTGGTCAGAGATATGGGAGAGGCAGGTTGTCAAACCAAGCGTGAAGGTTGTGAAGCGCTTCTTGGAGGAGTAGGTCTTCCAGCTTTTTCCAGCTATAcacctattttttttaaaaatttcctCCGAGTTTTTagtttgttaacaattttggGGAAAGATTCCTCTGTGCCTCTACTTCCCAATTCCCATATgcaccaaaaaagaagaaggtgagAGTGGAGTTGGGGACTTGAGGACTGAGGTCGGGACAATGCGACTGTGTAGTAGAATAGAACATGAAGAGTGGAGTGGGTTAcaaatttttggtttgggaGGGAAgtggaaaaagaggaaaaaaacacaaatacaAGAAACCGACAgatgaaaaaaaggaaaaagagagacaACAATTTTGGGAAGCAAAAGAGTTTTTCTGAATTCCGCAACCTTAATTAGGAAAATTCTGTGAATTGTGTTTGTATCAATTTGTTTAGGAAGTCTCTTAATCACATATTTAGTGTGTTAGTAGTAACGAGCAAATCACACACTCAACTCTTCCCAGTTCCTAGAAtcatataaatttttgttttgtttttcgttTCATATTTTTGGTGAGGATGACATACAAGATTGccctttttgctttttgcagCCTAAAACACATGACTAAATAATTATTTCCAATACTACTCAAAGTTTGTGCATAGAAAATTAGAAATGGCCTGGATTTTATATTAGAAAATGAGGGAATAAATAGTCTGTCAGTCAGGTATTTGCGTGCAATTGAAAATGGAATTTGTTGCAGTGGCAGCTGAAGCTAACATTTGATTTTTTCCTATCTAGAAAAAGGGGGAAATCTAATCAAACTGTCCTGTTCCTGTATGTCAAATGCCATTATGCCATTATGCCATTATGCCAGAGAGGTGAGAGGTGAGGGGTCTGAAGACTGAAGGTGGTGGCAAACGAGTCGGAGATTTTGTAATTTACTAGATTCTTCTCTAGATCTTGTAGAATGCCAGAATGCCAGAATGAtctgataaaataaaacataagaaaGGAACATCTTATTAGATACATGCAATTTGTCCGTCCGTCGTCTTATTTTTAGATTATACCAAACACACACACGTTCTTAGTCTCCTCCTCCGGCAAGTTTCTGTTTATTCTTTTGAGATTCTCATTAGGCTAATCAGtttttaaaacccaattcaaagAACTATTGAATGATGGAGGACCTGGTTGTCTCTGTGCCTTGTGAATTGGGTGAGAGAATTTTGGAAAGTGTGTGATATCCCAAGTCCCGAGTCTTTGACAAATATTAATGGCGGAGTTGCTAATCTATAACTAGGACAGGGATATGAACTATGAAGTGAAGGCTAGGATGATGCtttctttccatttctcaACATTTACTCTGCTCTGCTCTGCTTCATCAATCAACACATGTAATTGGAATTGTCTACCCAGAATGGGAAGTCATGACTTGTCAATTTGTTGccaccagcagcagcagcagcagcagagtGATGAAATGTTCTGAGCATCAGAGCATCAATTAAGTTGATACATTTCAAGTGGAAAGGTTTTAAAAGAACCCAGttgttttattgatgaaactCAGGAGCACATTGTAATTGCAAATTCAGATTATCTGCAAGATTTTTCCCCTAAAAGCTTGGAACTTTAAGCTTAACACTCTGTTTTGAAGCAAGTGAGTTTTTGGGCACTGTTGTTGATGGGGCACCAGTTTACAGATAACAAGGCCATTCTTTTGAGTTCAAGGTTCTGAATCTTCTGAAACAATTAGTTATAGAAGCTTCTTGTGATGTGAtcatgtgatatgatgtgatGTGATGTGATGATGTGAGGTTTAAGGATGAGATGAATGATCCTTTTAAGGTCGTTATCCAAACCCTTGAAactgttgtttttcttttctctgggAAAACCCCAAATGCGTGTAACCGGGTTGGTACTCGTATGACATATCCGTGTGGGGACGAAATTCAAATTACATGGAGTTCTTATTAaaaccaatttatttagtACGAAATTGGGTGCCTAGGAAAGGAAGGAACCCATCAAATTTCTGCTAGAGCAACTGTTTCTTGTGTCTCTGCCACTCAAACCACTAGATTTTAAGGAAAAGCTATGTGTTTAGTGCTAATTACAATAACTAATGAGAGCGATTATAGAGAGGGAAGATTTGTGTTGTTTATTGAAGGATGGATGCAAATTGGGTGACAGTGACAGGAGAAGTGGGCAATGGTGCTGCCATACAAGTTACAAGAGGGGGGGGGACAATTTCTAGTGgacataaaattcaaaatgattTGTATAATCAACAACTGAGTCTGAGGCCAGAATGGGTGAATGACAGCttattatatatttgagaAGAATGAATTATTATTAGACATTAGGGAGCAATTATTAGTTGAAAGGTTTAGGATCAAACAGGTTTAAGTTCTCTGAACTGGAAAATTTGGTAAATGTTTCTGAAAACGGGGAAGATGCAGCAGCTAGCAAGCATGTGCAATGCGCATGAAATGGCACGTACAAATGAGagattaattaagaaaagtagttcgaattaattaattgaaactCTTGTTGGGGGACCATCGACCATGAATGATGATCATCTTCTCGTAACCAACACAAAACATGCGTGTagaattataaatattattattacactTTCTGAGTATGTCTGTTTGTTTGTGCTCAAGTCAGAAGCATCATTCATTTCATACACAAATCACAAAACAACAACCACTGAACCACcgtaatatttatgtatatattgaTGATATGTAGGTTGGTCCACCAAGCTTTGTGCATAATACGGAGGAGGAGGGAAATGGATGAATAGTCAAAATCATGGGTCGCATTAGCTATAGGTAGACAGCTATGGgggatttaattaattaaatttggtttagaagaaaaacataTGGAGTTAACATAGAAACAATAAATCAATGGCAGAAAGGGCAATCGGGAGATCCAAGGACAGGAGTGATCGCAAGAGTGAAAGACAAAAGCATCGAGAAGTGAgtgttgttgttttgttttgaaccaTTTTATTCTCATATTTTAAGAATAAAATGAATATGTTTGTGTTGTGAGCCACACTTATTGTACTGTGGGTAAATGAATATGCCTAGACTCGGAGCGCATGATGGCTTTGTGTTTGTAGGCAAAAccaagaagagagaaaaggccTTCTTTCCTCTGCTCTTCTGCTCTTCTGATCAATGATCATATTCTTATGGACACAGAGCAGAAGaatggaagagagagagagagtgcgcgtgcggtttggtttggtttgcgCATGATCCTATAACTCAAGTCAAGTTGTTATATTTTAAACATACCAATGAACAAAAAactgtattttattttatttactacATTCTTGATTTGTGGTGAGTTTGTTTGAACCCCACTCCATGTTTTCCATTCCAGTTTTCAATTTGTGGTGTGGAAGAGTAAAACTTACAGGCCGCTGCTTCTGTTGCCTCTCTGACTTTTTTACAAGCACAATGAGAACCACCAAGTTGGCCAGGTTACTGGGCCAATGGGCTACTCAGATAGGAGAGGCCCGGCCAATGGGCTTCCGCGACATAATTGACATACTTGTGTTGTGTGCTCTCTTCTTATTTTAAATGTAGCAGTTGAAAAGATGGTACGCAAGAGATTTATGCGTGATGTGGCAATTTTTTTCGTATTTAATTAGGTGGGTAATTGAAACTTGGGAACTCTTGCTAAACTTTTCCTTAGTTTGTCCCTTTTTACATCTCTTGGTAAGGTATAATTACTTAGAAAAAAAACGTcatgaaaaaggaaagttGGTTTAAGGTGAGGAACGCAGCAGAACTTGACCTTTGACAAACTTGGAAGTAAAATTGAAGGCAGATAAGTATGCAATGCGGCAGTTGGACTTTAAACAAACACAAGAAAATCATATTCAAATTATGCAAATCATTATATTAATCTTTTTCCGTGGTCAAGAAAACGTGTTTCATTATTTGCTTGATGCGAATTAACATTCTAAACGGCAAACAGAGGAGAAGACAAGTAGTagttttgaaatatatatttgctaCCTGCTCTGCTGTGCTACTGTTCAACATTATAAACCTGGGCCAGTTGAAATATAGTGGGCTTAATTAAaagagttttatttttcttggatcAGACTTTGACTGTTTAATACTATAATAGAGTTATGCACTAAGCCCTTAGCCCACCTACGTACAAACTGGAAACACTCTGTCATCTCTTGGCTCCAAaccaaaatttataa
This window encodes:
- the LOC18792684 gene encoding adenylate isopentenyltransferase, translating into MTLHPFPTHSHHHYSNLNFNLYSYISRFHLLPPVNHLCPTTPSHHHPLPHNKPRHWAHMASGPTTPRQRQQQQQRKDKLLIIMGATGAGKSRLSLDLATRFPSFEIVNSDKMQLYAGLDITTNKLPIPDRLGVPHHLLGEFDPRHGDFTPSQFRAVAGQAISSITNRRKVPMLVGGSNSFIHALLVDRFEPGSNVFEPGFNGSVSSELRYNCCFLWVDVSLAVLTEYLCKRVDEMLDSGMLDELAEFCDPDRQDEDESTASQTALRKAIGVPEFTRYFKRYPPQGRGGEGDDRERRGAYEEAVRAIKDNTCQLAKRQIGKILRLKGGGWDLQRLDATDAFRAVVATTSSDEDDGKRWSEIWERQVVKPSVKVVKRFLEE